DNA from Litoribacterium kuwaitense:
CGGTTAACACAAGCAATGGATCGTCTTAGTGAAATCAGTGACGACGAAGGGAAGGTGCCTTCGTGCATTAATTGGATTTCTGGTCCGAGCAATTCAGCGGACATTGAAATGAGTCTCGTCGTTGGTGTTCACGGTCCGATCAAAGCGACGTATGTGCTTATTGAAGACCTGTAATGAAAAAAGAGAGCGAAAAATCGCAAAGTAACATGTAACATATTATCATCATCATTGAACGGAATATTAAAAAATGAATGTTGAAAACAGACGATGGGGTGAACGATTTTGAAAGAAGAGCAAATCAAGCAGCTCAAGGACTCTGGTATGGTCGCAGTGATACGTGGGGCAAATGAGGACATGATTGAGCCCTTGGCTCGTGCATTAGCTGATGGCGGTGTGTCGACCCTCGAAATCACGATGGACTCTGTCGAAGGGGCAACGATGATCAAGAAGGCGCGTGAGCTCCTCGGAGATGAGGCATTGATTGGGGCAGGAACGGTGCTTGACGCATATACAGCGAAACAAGCGATTGATGCTGGCGCCGCATTTATCTTTTCACCTCACCTTGATGCAGAAACGATTCAAATGACGAAACGCTACAATAAAATTGCCATTCCTGGTGTGATGACACCTACGGAGGTAGTGCAAGCGTATCAAGCTGGTGCGGATATCGTCAAAGTTTTCCCGGCAAGCGTTGTAGGTCCGACATTTTTTAAAGATGTTCGCGGACCCCTGCCTTTTGTCGATATGATGCCGACTGGCGGTGTGACGTTGGACAATGTGCAAGATTTTATCCGAGCTGGTGCTTGTGCTGTCGGCCTCGGCGGTGCACTTGTTGACATTAAGCTTGCACAAGCAGGACGATATGATGAGATTACTGAACGGGCGAAAGCATTTAAGCAGAAAATCACAGAAGCACGCGGGGAAAATGAGTGACGAAACGCTTGTCACGCATCTCCTATCGCTCGTTTGTTTTTGGACAACTCAAGGGCATGAAAGATAGAGGAGCTTGTATCGATTGTATGTCATTGTTTACTAAGACCCTACAAATGATGTAGAACCTTTCTCTTAAGCAAATAACTTTTACAACCCACTAAAAAAGAGGACTTCACATGACGTGAATGTCCTCCTTTTTTATTAGAAGAGAATTACTGATCATCCAGCGCTTTCCCGGAAACGACTGTATTATTCTCAACATTTTTAATCGGCCACCAGTGGAAGCCGTCTGCTGCTAAGAGCTGGTCGGCGGCTTCTGGACCCATCGTACCGGCAGCGTAATTCGGAAAAGCCTCTTTTTTCACTTGCC
Protein-coding regions in this window:
- a CDS encoding bifunctional 4-hydroxy-2-oxoglutarate aldolase/2-dehydro-3-deoxy-phosphogluconate aldolase, with product MKEEQIKQLKDSGMVAVIRGANEDMIEPLARALADGGVSTLEITMDSVEGATMIKKARELLGDEALIGAGTVLDAYTAKQAIDAGAAFIFSPHLDAETIQMTKRYNKIAIPGVMTPTEVVQAYQAGADIVKVFPASVVGPTFFKDVRGPLPFVDMMPTGGVTLDNVQDFIRAGACAVGLGGALVDIKLAQAGRYDEITERAKAFKQKITEARGENE